The following proteins are encoded in a genomic region of Tigriopus californicus strain San Diego chromosome 6, Tcal_SD_v2.1, whole genome shotgun sequence:
- the LOC131882436 gene encoding uncharacterized protein LOC131882436: protein MKMNVPAETTGLSSDTSLRPNSTLSDETLSATSSVSSDEHESLELEDELAILREDGLYHQFRTLLSSGKSRGGRSKPSSDTPPLEGGETGIKTRSRAPVPSVDLFSSDENDDDYVVSAKAGFGQEIGQGDPGFVDDMGQDPLEPFLPEGFATPSDSSSSDEELDVVDAEEVSECLKDVEVPLVMRNEAALRFPFLWRTKSKLADVDENASHHTDSDPDFELVEEDFDASSSSEDEEYDTAREEDIADMIAHLKLNQNEDEMVEVNADEGASVFVVEKSPGKEDPQGMDVPAEEVPEGAVVYEHYKLAESIFSFKEESYKDEEDSDFEPDEFEMESEVDTDSASESESQVET from the exons ATGAAAATGAACGTTCCAGCGGAAACCACGGGGTTGTCATCGGACACGTCCCTTCGGCCGAATTCCACCTTGAGTGACGAAACATTGTCGGCCACCTCCAGTGTTTCCTCGGACGAACATGAGAGTCTGGAGTTGGAAGACGAATTAGCCATTCTGAGGGAGGACGGCTTGTACCACCAATTCCGCACTCTCTTATCTTCGGGCAAATCCCGGGGAGGACGTAGTAAGCCATCATCGGACACGCCTCCATTGGAAGG GGGAGAGACCGGCATCAAGACCCGTTCTCGAGCCCCGGTCCCATCAGTGGATCTCTTCAGTTCCGACGAGAACGATGATGACTACGTGGTTAGCGCCAAGGCCGGCTTCGGTCAGGAAATCGGCCAAGGGGATCCAGGATTCGTGGACGACATGGGCCAAGATCCTCTAGAACCGTTCCTGCCCGAGGGTTTTGCCACACCAAGTGACTCCTCTTCTTCTGATGAGGAACTGGACGTCGTGGATGCGGAAGAAGTTTCTGAATGCTTGAAGGATGTCGAAGTGCCATTGGTTATGCGGAACGAAGCTGCCCTAAGATTTCCTTTCTTGTGGCGAACCAAATCGAAATTGGC TGATGTCGATGAAAATGCTAGTCATCACACGGATTCGGACCCCGACTTTGAATTAGTGGAAGAAGACTTTGACGCTTCGTCCTCATCCGAAGATGAAGAATATGACACGGCTCGTGAAGAGGATATCGCGGATATGATTGCCCACTTAAAGTTAAACCAG AATGAAGATGAGATGGTTGAGGTAAATGCTGACGAAGGTGCGTCTGTGTTTGTTGTGGAGAAGAGTCCCGGTAAAGAAGATCCCCAAGGAATGGATGTTCCTGCTGAAGAGGTGCCCGAGGGAGCTGTGGTCTACGAACACTACAAACTGGCCGAATCCATCTT CTCATTCAAAGAGGAATCGTACAAGGATGAGGAGGACTCTGATTTTGAACCCGACGAGTTCGAAATGGAATCGGAAGTCGACACGGACTCTGCTTCAGAATCTGAATCCCAGGTTGAGACGTAA